From Streptomyces sp. 6-11-2, one genomic window encodes:
- the moaA gene encoding GTP 3',8-cyclase MoaA, whose product MLLDTHGRIATDLRVSLTDRCNLRCTYCMPEEGTAWLAGPRLLTDDEVVRLVGIAVTGLGVTEVRFTGGEPLLRPGLAGIVARCAALTPRPELSLTTNGIGLARTAGALREAGLDRVNVSLDTLRPDRFKALTRRDRHREVLAGLTAAREAGLEPVKINSVLMRGINDDEPTELLAWAVRHGYHLRFIEQMPLDPQHGWQREQMVTAVEILRKLAACFSLTPERRGQRGSAPAERWLVDGGPATVGVIASVTRPFCRACDRTRLTADGQVRTCLFAREETDLRTALRSGASDEEVAALWRAATLGKKAGSGLDDPSFLQPRRPMSAIGG is encoded by the coding sequence ATGCTGCTCGACACCCACGGCCGGATCGCCACCGATCTGCGCGTCTCGCTGACCGACCGCTGCAACCTGCGGTGCACCTACTGCATGCCCGAGGAGGGGACGGCCTGGCTGGCCGGGCCCCGGCTGCTCACCGACGACGAGGTCGTCCGGCTGGTGGGGATCGCGGTCACCGGCCTGGGTGTCACCGAGGTGCGTTTCACCGGAGGTGAGCCGCTGCTGCGCCCCGGCCTGGCCGGCATCGTCGCCCGCTGCGCCGCGCTCACCCCGCGGCCGGAACTCTCGCTGACCACCAACGGGATCGGGCTGGCCCGCACCGCCGGCGCGCTCCGCGAGGCCGGGCTCGACCGCGTCAACGTCTCGCTGGACACCCTGCGCCCGGACCGCTTCAAGGCCCTCACCCGCCGCGACCGGCACCGGGAGGTGCTGGCCGGGCTGACCGCGGCACGCGAGGCCGGGCTGGAACCGGTGAAGATCAACTCGGTGCTGATGCGCGGGATCAACGACGACGAGCCGACCGAGCTGCTGGCCTGGGCCGTCAGGCACGGGTACCACCTGCGGTTCATCGAGCAGATGCCGTTGGACCCCCAACACGGCTGGCAGCGCGAGCAGATGGTGACCGCCGTGGAGATCCTGCGGAAGCTCGCCGCGTGCTTCTCCCTCACGCCGGAGCGGCGGGGGCAGCGCGGTTCGGCGCCCGCGGAGCGGTGGCTCGTCGACGGCGGACCGGCCACCGTGGGGGTGATCGCGTCGGTGACCCGGCCCTTCTGCCGGGCCTGCGACCGTACCCGGCTCACCGCGGACGGCCAGGTCCGCACCTGCCTGTTCGCCAGGGAGGAGACCGACCTGCGCACCGCGCTGCGCTCCGGGGCGTCCGACGAGGAGGTCGCCGCCCTGTGGCGGGCGGCGACGCTGGGCAAGAAGGCGGGCTCCGGCCTCGACGACCCGTCCTTCCTCCAGCCCCGGCGCCCGATGTCCGCCATCGGTGGCTAG
- the ggt gene encoding gamma-glutamyltransferase: MTRTTRPVALARNGMVSTPHYLASTAGLQVLQEGGTAVDAAIAINATLGVVYPHMTGPGGDAFWLIHDAATGRVHALNGSGRAGAHATRPHFRQRDHREIPTRGPLAVVTVPGAVDSWCTAHERFGSLPLARLLQPAITYAREGFAVCDSYAACAAEVAHVLSAHPLTRSTLLPQDRLPVMADVLALPQLAETLETVAQKGRPGFYEGPVAEEIATSLQQAGGLLTTEDLAAHRSEWTEPVSTTYRGYRCYQAPPNSQGFAHLMTLNIVENFDLGGMTDSSPEYVHLLVEATRLAFADRDRYLTDPDFHDIPLRHLLSKDYAAELSKRVAPRPVPAGPGARMGGDTTCSVVVDSAGNAVSVIQSLYHEFGSGFIAGRTGVLMHNRGSFFSLDEAHPNRLEPGKRTFHTLMPGMLFRGENLDLVYGTMGGEGQPQTSNALVTRLVDFGRDVQSAIDAPRWLYGRTWGDERRDLRMEDRFASGTLDELRTWGHPVREVGSWDGVMGHAQAIRVTDDVLMGGADPRGDGLALGW, translated from the coding sequence ATGACGCGCACCACCCGCCCGGTGGCCCTGGCACGCAACGGGATGGTCAGCACCCCGCACTACCTCGCCTCCACGGCCGGCCTCCAGGTGTTGCAGGAGGGCGGTACGGCCGTGGACGCCGCGATCGCCATCAACGCGACGCTCGGCGTGGTCTACCCGCACATGACCGGGCCGGGCGGGGACGCCTTCTGGCTCATCCACGACGCCGCCACGGGCCGGGTCCACGCACTCAACGGCAGCGGCCGAGCCGGCGCCCACGCGACCCGTCCGCACTTCCGGCAGCGCGACCATCGCGAGATCCCCACCCGGGGGCCGCTCGCCGTGGTGACCGTGCCCGGCGCCGTCGACAGCTGGTGCACCGCGCACGAACGGTTCGGCAGCCTCCCGCTCGCCCGCCTGCTGCAGCCGGCCATCACCTACGCCCGCGAGGGCTTCGCCGTCTGCGACAGCTACGCCGCCTGCGCCGCCGAGGTCGCGCACGTCCTCAGCGCCCATCCGCTCACCCGCAGCACGCTGCTGCCGCAGGACCGGCTGCCGGTCATGGCGGACGTCCTCGCGCTGCCGCAACTGGCCGAAACACTGGAGACCGTCGCGCAGAAGGGCCGGCCCGGCTTCTACGAGGGCCCCGTGGCCGAGGAGATCGCGACGAGCCTGCAACAGGCCGGCGGCCTGCTCACCACCGAGGACCTGGCCGCCCACCGGTCGGAGTGGACCGAACCGGTCTCCACGACGTACCGCGGGTACCGCTGCTACCAGGCCCCGCCGAACTCGCAGGGGTTCGCGCACCTGATGACGCTGAACATCGTCGAGAACTTCGACCTCGGCGGCATGACCGACAGCAGTCCCGAGTACGTCCACCTGCTGGTGGAGGCGACCCGCCTGGCGTTCGCCGACCGCGACCGGTACCTCACCGACCCCGACTTCCACGACATTCCCCTGCGGCACCTGCTGTCCAAGGACTACGCGGCCGAACTGAGCAAGCGCGTGGCGCCCCGGCCGGTCCCCGCGGGACCGGGGGCGCGGATGGGCGGCGACACCACGTGCAGCGTCGTGGTGGACTCGGCCGGCAACGCGGTCTCGGTGATCCAGAGCCTCTACCACGAGTTCGGCTCCGGGTTCATCGCGGGCCGGACCGGGGTGCTGATGCACAACCGCGGGTCGTTCTTCTCCCTGGACGAGGCACACCCGAACCGCCTGGAACCCGGCAAGCGGACCTTCCACACCCTGATGCCCGGCATGCTCTTCCGCGGCGAGAACCTGGACCTCGTCTACGGCACCATGGGTGGCGAGGGCCAGCCGCAGACGTCGAACGCCCTGGTCACACGGTTGGTCGACTTCGGCAGGGACGTCCAGTCGGCCATCGACGCGCCCCGCTGGCTGTACGGCCGCACCTGGGGGGACGAGCGACGCGATCTCCGGATGGAGGACCGCTTCGCCTCCGGGACGCTGGACGAACTGCGCACCTGGGGCCACCCGGTCCGCGAGGTCGGCAGCTGGGACGGCGTGATGGGGCACGCCCAGGCCATCCGCGTCACCGACGACGTCCTGATGGGCGGCGCGGACCCGCGCGGCGACGGCCTCGCTCTCGGCTGGTGA
- a CDS encoding L-lactate permease translates to MEHASIWLWAASLAPLALLLFLMIARGWGAAEAGALGWLVASVTALTVFHLRLDAVGLQTVKGVVEAVTIVYVILSAILIYEVAKEADAFTPFQRGMTRMFVHPLLQVMAIGWVFASFLQGITGFGVPIAVCAPLLVGIGVRPLHAVVIALVGHAWNNTFGTLSAAWIGMRQVTHLSPADSATTAIQASLLLWMVNLVGGLTICWLYGRLRGLWEGLPAVAVISLAHGGVMLALSQWDDTLNGFAAGLVGLVVVAGLARLPLYRRPSRVVKSPVFEEGESAGVAAPPAQAAPSTPESGGASSGAGVRGRATVAMASAGEPGARAPAMSLNTAFIPYSTLLAVTGVVLLIGPLKDVLSRPTVDVRFPAVTTGLGFTTPASTSKLVLLTHAGTLLLVTAAISYVLYRRKGHLRDAAWRPILSGTVEKAIGPTIAVVTLVAMASVMQGSGQADVLATKVAAWTSGIYLLLAPYIGVFGTFITGCNLSGNLLFGAFQQTTAQAGGLSTANVLSAQTTGGALGTMISPSKILLGTTTAGIGGREGQVLRRTLPLTLVTTALVGLPLFLLARTNG, encoded by the coding sequence ATGGAACACGCGAGCATCTGGCTCTGGGCCGCCTCACTGGCCCCGCTCGCCCTGCTGCTCTTCCTGATGATCGCGCGGGGCTGGGGCGCGGCGGAAGCCGGTGCGCTGGGCTGGCTGGTGGCCTCGGTCACCGCACTGACGGTGTTTCACCTGCGCCTGGACGCGGTCGGACTGCAAACGGTCAAGGGAGTCGTCGAAGCCGTCACCATCGTCTACGTCATCCTGTCCGCGATCCTCATCTACGAGGTCGCCAAGGAAGCGGACGCGTTCACGCCGTTCCAGCGGGGCATGACGCGCATGTTCGTCCATCCGCTTCTCCAGGTCATGGCGATCGGCTGGGTCTTCGCCTCCTTCCTCCAGGGCATCACCGGCTTCGGCGTGCCCATCGCGGTGTGCGCCCCGCTGCTCGTCGGCATCGGTGTCCGTCCGCTCCACGCGGTGGTGATCGCGCTGGTCGGACACGCCTGGAACAACACCTTCGGCACCCTGTCCGCCGCCTGGATCGGCATGAGGCAGGTCACGCATCTCTCACCGGCCGACAGCGCCACGACCGCGATCCAGGCCTCCCTGCTGCTGTGGATGGTCAACCTCGTGGGCGGCCTGACCATTTGCTGGCTCTACGGTCGCCTCCGAGGCCTGTGGGAGGGGCTGCCGGCGGTCGCGGTGATCTCGCTGGCCCACGGCGGTGTCATGCTGGCGCTGTCCCAGTGGGACGACACGCTGAACGGCTTCGCCGCCGGCCTCGTCGGTCTGGTCGTCGTCGCCGGTCTCGCCCGGCTGCCCCTCTACCGCCGCCCCTCCCGGGTGGTGAAAAGCCCCGTGTTCGAGGAGGGCGAATCAGCGGGCGTCGCCGCGCCGCCCGCGCAGGCGGCCCCGAGCACACCGGAATCCGGGGGTGCCTCGTCCGGTGCCGGTGTGCGCGGCCGGGCCACCGTGGCGATGGCATCCGCGGGCGAGCCCGGTGCCCGGGCGCCCGCGATGTCCTTGAACACCGCGTTCATCCCGTACTCCACCCTGCTCGCCGTGACCGGGGTCGTCCTGCTGATCGGGCCGCTGAAGGACGTACTGAGCAGACCGACCGTCGATGTGCGGTTCCCGGCCGTCACGACGGGCCTCGGGTTCACCACACCGGCATCGACGTCGAAGCTGGTGCTGCTGACACACGCCGGGACGCTCCTGCTCGTCACCGCCGCGATCAGCTACGTCCTCTACCGGCGAAAGGGGCACCTCCGCGACGCGGCCTGGCGGCCGATCCTCAGCGGCACGGTGGAGAAGGCGATCGGCCCCACGATCGCCGTGGTGACCCTGGTGGCGATGGCCTCGGTGATGCAGGGCTCCGGCCAGGCCGACGTCCTCGCGACCAAGGTCGCCGCCTGGACCAGCGGAATCTACCTGCTCCTCGCGCCGTACATCGGCGTCTTCGGCACCTTCATCACCGGCTGCAACCTCTCCGGCAACCTGCTGTTCGGTGCCTTCCAGCAGACCACCGCCCAGGCTGGCGGGCTCAGCACCGCCAACGTCCTCAGCGCCCAGACGACCGGCGGCGCGCTCGGCACGATGATCTCCCCGAGCAAGATCCTTCTCGGCACCACCACCGCCGGAATCGGCGGGCGTGAGGGACAGGTCCTGCGCAGGACACTGCCGTTGACGCTCGTCACCACGGCCCTCGTCGGTCTGCCGCTCTTCCTGCTCGCCCGGACCAACGGATAG
- a CDS encoding excinuclease ABC subunit UvrA, producing MSKATRTDTPPHAADSHDLICVHGARENNLKDVSIEIPKRRLTVFTGVSGSGKSSLVFDTIAAESQRLINETYSAFVQGFMPTLARPEVDVLDGLTTAIIVDQQRMGGDPRSTVGTATDANAMLRILFSRLGQPHIGSPKAFSFNVPSISGAGAVTVERAGKTVKERRSFSITGGMCPRCEGRGTVSDVDLTQLYDDSKSLTEGALTIPGYKPGGWNYRLYSESGFFGADKPIREYTEQELHDFLHREPTRMKIAGINMTYEGLIPRIQKSMLSKDREAMQPHIREFVDRAITFTDCPECGGTRLSEAARSSRIGGTSIADACAMQISDLADWVRGLEEPSMAPLLATLQQTLDSFVEIGLGYLSLDRPSGTLSGGEAQRVKMIRHLGSSLTDVTYVFDEPTTGLHPHDIQRMNGLLLRLRDKGNTVLVVEHKPETIAIADHVVDLGPGAGTAGGAVCFEGTVEGLGASGTLTGRHLDDRASFKETVRKPTGTLEIRGATTHNLRGVDVDIPLGTLVVVTGVAGSGKSSLVHGSIPAGAGVVSVDQGAIRGSRRSNPATYTGLLDPIRKAFAKANGVKPALFSANSEGACPTCNGAGVIYTDLAMMAGVATTCEECEGKRFDASVLEYHLGGRDISEVLAMPVAEAEEYFGAGEAHTPAAHRVLGRLADVGLGYLTLGQPLTTLSGGERQRLKLATHMAEKGGVYVLDEPTAGLHLADVEHLLGLLDRLVDSGKSVIVVEHHQAVMAHADWIIDLGPGAGHDGGRVVFEGTPADLVAARSTLTGQHLAAYVGA from the coding sequence ATGAGCAAGGCCACGAGGACGGACACGCCGCCGCACGCTGCCGACAGCCACGACCTGATCTGCGTGCACGGCGCGCGCGAGAACAATCTCAAGGACGTCAGCATCGAGATCCCGAAGCGGCGTCTGACGGTGTTCACCGGTGTCTCCGGCTCGGGCAAGAGCTCATTGGTGTTCGACACGATCGCCGCCGAGTCGCAGCGGCTGATCAACGAGACCTACAGCGCCTTCGTGCAGGGCTTCATGCCGACCCTGGCCCGGCCCGAGGTCGACGTCCTCGACGGGCTGACGACCGCGATCATCGTCGACCAGCAGCGGATGGGCGGCGACCCCCGCTCCACGGTCGGCACCGCCACCGACGCCAACGCGATGCTGCGCATCCTCTTCAGCCGGCTCGGGCAGCCGCACATCGGCTCGCCCAAGGCGTTCTCCTTCAACGTGCCCTCGATCAGCGGAGCGGGCGCGGTCACCGTGGAACGCGCCGGAAAGACCGTGAAGGAGCGGCGCAGCTTCAGCATCACCGGCGGCATGTGCCCGCGCTGCGAGGGCCGGGGCACGGTCTCCGACGTCGACCTCACCCAGCTCTACGACGACTCCAAGTCGCTCACCGAGGGCGCGCTGACCATCCCCGGCTACAAGCCGGGCGGCTGGAACTACCGGCTCTACAGCGAGTCCGGCTTCTTCGGCGCGGACAAGCCGATCCGCGAGTACACCGAGCAGGAGCTGCACGACTTCCTGCACCGCGAGCCGACCAGGATGAAGATCGCGGGCATCAACATGACCTACGAGGGTCTGATCCCGAGGATCCAGAAGTCGATGCTCTCCAAGGACCGGGAGGCGATGCAGCCGCACATCCGGGAGTTCGTGGACCGGGCGATCACCTTCACCGACTGCCCGGAGTGCGGGGGCACCCGGCTCAGCGAGGCGGCCCGGTCGTCGCGGATCGGCGGGACCAGCATCGCCGACGCCTGCGCGATGCAGATCAGCGACCTGGCCGACTGGGTCCGCGGCCTGGAGGAGCCGTCGATGGCTCCGCTGCTCGCCACGTTGCAGCAGACCCTCGACTCGTTCGTGGAGATCGGCCTCGGCTACCTCTCGCTCGACCGCCCGTCGGGCACGCTGTCGGGCGGCGAGGCGCAGCGCGTGAAGATGATCCGCCACCTCGGTTCCTCGCTCACCGACGTGACCTACGTCTTCGACGAGCCCACCACCGGCCTCCACCCGCACGACATCCAGCGGATGAACGGCCTGCTGCTGCGGCTGCGGGACAAGGGCAACACCGTGCTCGTGGTGGAGCACAAGCCGGAGACCATCGCGATCGCCGACCACGTCGTCGACCTCGGTCCCGGCGCCGGTACGGCGGGCGGCGCCGTCTGCTTCGAGGGCACCGTCGAGGGGCTGGGGGCCAGTGGCACCCTCACCGGCCGCCACCTCGACGACCGGGCCTCGTTCAAGGAGACGGTGCGCAAGCCCACCGGCACGCTGGAGATCCGTGGCGCGACCACGCACAACCTGCGCGGTGTCGACGTCGACATCCCGCTCGGCACGCTCGTCGTCGTCACCGGTGTCGCCGGTTCCGGCAAGAGCTCGCTCGTGCACGGGTCGATCCCGGCCGGCGCGGGTGTGGTGTCGGTCGACCAGGGCGCGATCCGCGGCTCGCGGCGCAGCAACCCGGCGACGTACACCGGACTGCTCGACCCGATCCGCAAGGCGTTCGCCAAGGCCAACGGGGTGAAGCCGGCGTTGTTCAGCGCCAACTCCGAGGGCGCCTGCCCCACGTGCAACGGCGCCGGCGTCATCTACACCGACCTGGCGATGATGGCCGGCGTCGCCACCACGTGCGAGGAGTGTGAGGGGAAGCGGTTCGACGCGTCGGTGCTGGAGTACCACCTCGGCGGCCGTGACATCAGCGAGGTGCTGGCCATGCCGGTGGCCGAGGCCGAGGAGTACTTCGGCGCCGGGGAGGCCCACACGCCGGCCGCGCACCGCGTCCTCGGCCGGCTCGCCGACGTCGGCCTCGGCTACCTCACCCTGGGCCAGCCGCTCACCACGCTGTCCGGCGGCGAGCGGCAGCGGCTCAAGCTGGCCACCCACATGGCCGAGAAGGGCGGCGTCTACGTCCTCGACGAGCCGACCGCCGGTCTGCACCTCGCCGATGTCGAGCATCTGCTCGGCCTGCTCGACCGGCTCGTCGACTCCGGCAAGTCGGTGATCGTCGTCGAGCACCACCAGGCGGTCATGGCGCACGCCGACTGGATCATCGACCTCGGTCCCGGCGCCGGGCACGACGGCGGCCGGGTCGTCTTCGAGGGCACCCCCGCCGACCTCGTCGCCGCCCGGTCCACCCTCACCGGTCAGCACCTCGCGGCGTACGTCGGCGCCTGA
- a CDS encoding VOC family protein, which translates to MTATFNHTIIASKDREESARFFRELLEVRAAPSWGPFTNIQLADGVLLQFAEPPVEIQMQHYAFLVDDDLFDRACQRLCDHGIEHWADPHMRLPGEINHEHGGRGVYLKDPAGHGIELITRPYL; encoded by the coding sequence ATGACAGCCACGTTCAACCACACCATCATCGCCTCCAAGGACCGCGAAGAGTCGGCCCGCTTCTTCCGCGAGCTGCTGGAAGTGCGGGCAGCGCCGTCCTGGGGCCCGTTCACCAACATCCAGCTCGCCGACGGTGTGCTGCTCCAGTTCGCCGAGCCGCCGGTGGAGATCCAGATGCAGCACTACGCGTTCCTGGTCGACGACGACCTGTTCGACCGGGCCTGTCAGCGGTTGTGCGACCACGGCATCGAGCACTGGGCCGATCCGCACATGCGACTCCCCGGTGAGATCAACCACGAGCACGGCGGTCGAGGAGTCTACCTCAAGGACCCCGCCGGCCACGGGATCGAGCTGATCACCCGCCCGTATCTGTGA